The genomic window TATCTTTAAGCCAATGATCTATTGGAACGTTAAAGCCGTGCTTTGGACGGGATATGATCTCATCCGGTAGAATATCTTCAAACGATTTTCGCAGAGCCCACTTTAAGACGCCCCCCCTTATCAAATGGTGATACTGTAATTTCTCAGCGTGAGAAAGCACGCTTGGGGCCACAAACGGAGCGCGGCCTTCAACGGAATAAGCCATAGTCATACGGTCCACCTTACTCAACATTTCATTGGGGAGGTAAAATATCCTGTCCTGCCTTATGTAATCAATGCCCTGCCATTCACTATGCGGGTTAAATTCATGGAAGAAACGCAGAGATGAACCTGCGCCGTCAAAAATATCCTGTGAAAACAACTGCCTCTTTTCACCTTCTGAGGCGTAATAATGCCAGGCCCATGCCCTCTCCTGCGGGCTATAAAATCTTAAAACGGCCATCCTTTCATCAAGGGACATTCCGAGATTCTGAAATGAAATACTTTGCCCGCCCGGGGCGTCCGGCCCCGCAATGCCGATACCTTCCGGTATGTGGCTGTACCAGGAATATCCGCCAAAATTTTCGTCTGCGCCGTCTCCGGACAACAAGACCTTAATCCCTGCATCCCTGGCAGCTTTCGCTATCGCCAACAGCCCCAGACCGGAAGAGACGGAAAATGGCTGATCGGCGTATCTGCAGAAATCATCCAGTGACTTTAAGAACGTGTCGGCAGCCACCCTGATAGTACAATGACGGGTACCTAATTGCCTTGCGTAGGCCTCAGCATAAGATGATTCATCTGTGTGCCCGTGATAAGGATCGGCTAAATTTTCGAACCCTATGGTAAAAGTGGTCAGGCCGTCTAAATGGCGCGCCGCAAGCGCAACTACAATTGAGCTGTCCAGTCCTCCGCTCAAGAATGCCCCCACGGGAACATCCGAAAGCAAACGGCTGACTACGGCCTCCTCCACCACCCTTCTTGTTTCAGAGATTATAGAATCATCATTACAAACTATGGCATTTCTATTAAACTTATTGCCATAGCGTCTTATTCTTATTCCGGAATCATCTGCGATAAGTATATGCCCTGGAGGCAGTGACTGGATCGAACTATAAATCGTCTGCGGCTCGGGAATCCAGAGAAAAGTAGGCAAGTCCCAAATCGCCTGGTAATTCAAATCCAGGTCCAGATCCGGGAATAATTTAACACTCCTGACCTGAGAGGAAAAGACGATCTCCCTGTCTGATATCTTTGAAAAATATAACGGCTTCTCTCCGGGTATGTCTCTTGCCAAAATCAATTTCTTCTCACGCTCCACCCAAAGCGCCGCAGCGAACATGCCGTCTAACCTCTCAAACAATCCGTCTCCATATTCATCGTAGAGATGACAAATAACCTCGCCGTCTGAAGACGTACGGAATCTATATCCTTTCGCCTCAAGCTCCCTTCTTAATTCAGGTGAATTATAAATCTCGCCATTATACAAAAGCACTACGGATTTATCGGCGTTAAAAAGCGGCTGGTTCCCTGTCTTCAGATCGTTTATCATGAGCCTTCTCATACCGGCATGATAATCTCCCGATGCATAGAACCCTGCGGCATCGGGCCCTCTGTTATAGAGCGCCTTGATCATCGCCTCCAGCACCGAACGGTCAACTGGCCTGGTTACTTTATAACCCGCAATGCCACACATACACTCAGAATCCCCTATACGTCACTACGCCCGCAGATACCTCGCTCTATTGCGCAATATATTCAAGACATCTCTAGAGGTAAAAGCAAACTTATCTTGTAATTCGCCGATAATTGAGCTGACCATCGGCAGGTCTTCCGGAAAATCTACTGTGAGCCGCGTCTGCCTGGCAGATTCCGGGTTTAACTCCGCGTCTATAAATCTGGTTAAGAATTCATCTTTGTTCTCAATAATGAATCTTGTAACATGCTCCAGATCCTCTTTAACATTGGTTGATTTAGCCGCCTTCTTAAGCGCCCGCAGAGCAACTGCCTCTGAATAAAACCCGCTGGCGCAGGTCTCCCTGTCGGGTGAAA from Candidatus Omnitrophota bacterium includes these protein-coding regions:
- the asnB gene encoding asparagine synthase (glutamine-hydrolyzing), whose protein sequence is MCGIAGYKVTRPVDRSVLEAMIKALYNRGPDAAGFYASGDYHAGMRRLMINDLKTGNQPLFNADKSVVLLYNGEIYNSPELRRELEAKGYRFRTSSDGEVICHLYDEYGDGLFERLDGMFAAALWVEREKKLILARDIPGEKPLYFSKISDREIVFSSQVRSVKLFPDLDLDLNYQAIWDLPTFLWIPEPQTIYSSIQSLPPGHILIADDSGIRIRRYGNKFNRNAIVCNDDSIISETRRVVEEAVVSRLLSDVPVGAFLSGGLDSSIVVALAARHLDGLTTFTIGFENLADPYHGHTDESSYAEAYARQLGTRHCTIRVAADTFLKSLDDFCRYADQPFSVSSGLGLLAIAKAARDAGIKVLLSGDGADENFGGYSWYSHIPEGIGIAGPDAPGGQSISFQNLGMSLDERMAVLRFYSPQERAWAWHYYASEGEKRQLFSQDIFDGAGSSLRFFHEFNPHSEWQGIDYIRQDRIFYLPNEMLSKVDRMTMAYSVEGRAPFVAPSVLSHAEKLQYHHLIRGGVLKWALRKSFEDILPDEIISRPKHGFNVPIDHWLKDKWSFMIEEAFSRDSALYKQGIIHEGSLVKAREMMLDDVRLNGHTIFTYIMLNHWLELCN